Proteins found in one Bacillota bacterium genomic segment:
- a CDS encoding TIGR00300 family protein, translated as MHTTAIELTGHIIDSRILPRVMDAVMDLGGDFKITEVRIGRTKVDTSYARLEITAEDHETLDAIIAAAQELGAAVVDEEEVILAPVEQEGVFPEGFYSSTNLDTFVKWRGRWIPVDNIEMDCAIAVDTERASAMCVPLHKARPGQSIVVGRRGIRVVPLERARHREVFSFMGSQVSSERPKGLIVADVAREMKEARARGGKILVVAGPAVIHTGAGRHLVSLIEAGYVQVFFTGNALAVHDVESVLFGTSLGLYLENGVSAKEGHAHHLRAINTIRRAGGLRKAVESGLLTRGVMHAVITHGVDYVLAGSIRDDGPLPDVITDTTQAQDEMRKCLPGVELALMLSTMLHSIATGNLLPARVRTVCVDINPATVTKLADRGTFQAVGIVSDVEWFLKELLAHLV; from the coding sequence ATGCACACAACAGCAATTGAGCTCACAGGACACATCATAGACTCCCGTATCCTTCCTCGGGTTATGGACGCAGTGATGGATCTTGGAGGGGACTTCAAGATCACCGAGGTCCGTATTGGCAGAACCAAGGTGGATACGAGCTACGCGCGGTTGGAGATCACAGCAGAGGATCACGAGACTCTGGATGCCATCATCGCTGCCGCCCAGGAACTCGGCGCAGCCGTCGTGGATGAGGAGGAGGTCATACTCGCCCCCGTTGAACAGGAAGGTGTGTTCCCCGAGGGCTTCTATTCCTCCACCAACTTGGATACATTCGTCAAGTGGCGGGGGCGGTGGATCCCGGTCGACAACATCGAGATGGACTGCGCAATCGCGGTTGACACCGAGCGCGCCTCGGCCATGTGTGTGCCCCTGCACAAGGCGCGGCCGGGGCAGAGCATAGTAGTTGGGCGCCGCGGCATACGGGTCGTACCCCTCGAGAGAGCACGCCACCGCGAGGTATTCTCATTCATGGGAAGTCAAGTGTCGAGTGAACGCCCTAAAGGGCTCATCGTGGCCGATGTCGCACGGGAGATGAAAGAGGCCCGCGCCCGTGGCGGCAAGATCCTGGTGGTGGCGGGGCCTGCGGTAATCCACACTGGGGCCGGACGTCATCTCGTATCTCTCATCGAGGCCGGGTATGTTCAAGTCTTCTTCACCGGCAATGCGTTGGCAGTCCACGACGTAGAGTCGGTTCTCTTCGGGACGTCGCTCGGGCTCTACCTGGAGAACGGGGTGTCCGCGAAAGAGGGCCATGCCCATCATCTGCGCGCCATTAACACCATCCGCCGGGCCGGGGGCCTGCGCAAGGCCGTGGAGTCGGGACTCCTCACCCGCGGGGTGATGCATGCGGTCATAACCCATGGGGTGGATTATGTCCTGGCTGGGTCGATCAGGGACGATGGCCCCTTGCCCGATGTGATAACGGACACCACCCAAGCGCAGGACGAGATGCGCAAGTGCCTCCCCGGTGTGGAGCTGGCCCTGATGCTCTCGACCATGCTCCATTCGATAGCCACGGGCAACCTTCTTCCGGCGCGCGTCCGCACGGTCTGCGTGGATATCAACCCTGCCACCGTCACCAAGCTCGCGGATCGTGGCACTTTCCAGGCAGTGGGGATAGTCAGCGACGTAGAGTGGTTCCTCAAAGAACTCCTTGCTCATCTCGTGTAG